One genomic segment of Impatiens glandulifera chromosome 6, dImpGla2.1, whole genome shotgun sequence includes these proteins:
- the LOC124942308 gene encoding pyruvate dehydrogenase (acetyl-transferring) kinase, mitochondrial-like isoform X2: protein MAVKKLNDSLSLIDEVRKWGSFKQNGVSLRYMMEFGSKPTEKNLLISAQFLHKELPIRIARRGVELESLPYGLSDKPAILKVRDWYLESFRDLRSFPDIKDTNSVLEFTKMIQMIKVRHNNVVPMMALGVQQLKKGLDRKVDYEDLDEIHEFLDRFYMSRIGIRMLIGQHVALHDDPNPAPNCVGIIDTKMSPLEVARIASEDARFICLREYGSAPDVNIYGDPNFTFPYVSAHLQLMVFELVKNSLRAVQERVIDSDEVSDEGGGIRRSGLPKLFTFLYSTATNPLEEDSDLGNVRMTMAGYGYGLPISRLYARYFGGDLQVISMEGYGTDAYLHLSRLGDSQEPLP from the exons ATGGCGGTTAAGAAATTGAACGACTCTCTCTCCCTTATCGACGAGGTGCGCAAATGGGGCTCTTTCAAGCAGAATGGCGTCAGCCTCAGATACATGATGGAGTTTGGCTCCAAGCCGACCGAGAAGAACTTATTGATTTCCGCTCAATTTCTCCACAAAGAGCTTCCAATCAGGATTGCCAGAAGAGGCGTTGAACTTGAGAGCCTTCCCTATGGCTTATCCGACAAACCTGCCATTCTAAAG GTGCGTGACTGGTATCTGGAATCTTTTCGTGACCTTAGATCCTTTCCAGATATCAAGGATACAAACAGTGTGCTTGAATTTACTAAAATGATCCAGATGATTAAGGTGAGGCATAACAATGTTGTGCCAATGATGGCATTGGGTGTCCAGCAGTTAAAGAAAGGATTGGATCGGAAGGTTGATTATGAGGATTTGGATGAGATTCATGAGTTCTTGGATCGTTTTTATATGTCACGAATTGGAATCCGCATGCTCATTG GGCAGCATGTGGCACTACACGATGATCCCAATCCTGCTCCTAACTGTGTGGGTATAATCGATACAAAGATGTCTCCTCTTGAGGTAGCACGAATAGCGAGTGAGGATGCACGCTTCATTTGTTTACGTGAATATGGAAGTGCCCCTGATGTGAATATCTACGGAGATCCAAATTTCACATTTCC TTATGTTTCAGCCCATCTTCAGCTGATGGTTTTCGAGTTGGTTAAAAACTCCTTGCGTGCTGTCCAAGAACGGGTTATTGATTCAGATGAG GTGTCTGACGAAGGTGGTGGCATACGAAGAAGTGGTCTCCCAaaactttttacttttttatatagcACAGCGACAAACCCCTTGGAGGAGGATTCAGATCTTGGAAATGTCAGAATGACCATGGCTGGTTATGGATATGGGCTTCCAATAAGCCGTTTGTATGCTCGATACTTTGGAGGGGATCTGCAAGTCATCTCTATGGAAGGATATG GGACCGATGCGTATCTACATTTATCTCGATTGGGGGACTCCCAAGAACCATTGCCATGA
- the LOC124942308 gene encoding pyruvate dehydrogenase (acetyl-transferring) kinase, mitochondrial-like isoform X1 — translation MAVKKLNDSLSLIDEVRKWGSFKQNGVSLRYMMEFGSKPTEKNLLISAQFLHKELPIRIARRGVELESLPYGLSDKPAILKVRDWYLESFRDLRSFPDIKDTNSVLEFTKMIQMIKVRHNNVVPMMALGVQQLKKGLDRKVDYEDLDEIHEFLDRFYMSRIGIRMLIGQHVALHDDPNPAPNCVGIIDTKMSPLEVARIASEDARFICLREYGSAPDVNIYGDPNFTFPYVSAHLQLMVFELVKNSLRAVQERVIDSDEVAPPVRIIVADGIEDVTIKVSDEGGGIRRSGLPKLFTFLYSTATNPLEEDSDLGNVRMTMAGYGYGLPISRLYARYFGGDLQVISMEGYGTDAYLHLSRLGDSQEPLP, via the exons ATGGCGGTTAAGAAATTGAACGACTCTCTCTCCCTTATCGACGAGGTGCGCAAATGGGGCTCTTTCAAGCAGAATGGCGTCAGCCTCAGATACATGATGGAGTTTGGCTCCAAGCCGACCGAGAAGAACTTATTGATTTCCGCTCAATTTCTCCACAAAGAGCTTCCAATCAGGATTGCCAGAAGAGGCGTTGAACTTGAGAGCCTTCCCTATGGCTTATCCGACAAACCTGCCATTCTAAAG GTGCGTGACTGGTATCTGGAATCTTTTCGTGACCTTAGATCCTTTCCAGATATCAAGGATACAAACAGTGTGCTTGAATTTACTAAAATGATCCAGATGATTAAGGTGAGGCATAACAATGTTGTGCCAATGATGGCATTGGGTGTCCAGCAGTTAAAGAAAGGATTGGATCGGAAGGTTGATTATGAGGATTTGGATGAGATTCATGAGTTCTTGGATCGTTTTTATATGTCACGAATTGGAATCCGCATGCTCATTG GGCAGCATGTGGCACTACACGATGATCCCAATCCTGCTCCTAACTGTGTGGGTATAATCGATACAAAGATGTCTCCTCTTGAGGTAGCACGAATAGCGAGTGAGGATGCACGCTTCATTTGTTTACGTGAATATGGAAGTGCCCCTGATGTGAATATCTACGGAGATCCAAATTTCACATTTCC TTATGTTTCAGCCCATCTTCAGCTGATGGTTTTCGAGTTGGTTAAAAACTCCTTGCGTGCTGTCCAAGAACGGGTTATTGATTCAGATGAGGTTGCACCTCCTGTTAGAATAATAGTAGCTGATGGGATTGAAGATGTTACCATTAAG GTGTCTGACGAAGGTGGTGGCATACGAAGAAGTGGTCTCCCAaaactttttacttttttatatagcACAGCGACAAACCCCTTGGAGGAGGATTCAGATCTTGGAAATGTCAGAATGACCATGGCTGGTTATGGATATGGGCTTCCAATAAGCCGTTTGTATGCTCGATACTTTGGAGGGGATCTGCAAGTCATCTCTATGGAAGGATATG GGACCGATGCGTATCTACATTTATCTCGATTGGGGGACTCCCAAGAACCATTGCCATGA